From Rhodothermales bacterium, a single genomic window includes:
- a CDS encoding CBS domain-containing protein codes for MPIEWVGESLPTTYKPEETRPVTPSDRGKSDREQNAAWTNRRGARGANPYNQALTRQNQRLEQAVFAKEVMQTRMQTVEPEQPLHVAVKLFADHHIDHLPVKNRSGKLVGILSQHDVMRTLAGGRRPEDVLIAEVMTGHVLTATGNTTLREISRVMVMEDIHCIPIVDSGQKMIGLLTAADMLQCMVNHHKLNVWI; via the coding sequence ATGCCTATCGAATGGGTGGGCGAAAGCCTGCCGACGACCTACAAGCCGGAAGAAACCCGGCCGGTAACGCCATCCGATCGGGGTAAATCTGATCGAGAGCAAAATGCCGCGTGGACCAATCGGCGCGGCGCCCGTGGCGCGAATCCCTATAACCAGGCCCTGACACGCCAGAATCAGCGGCTCGAACAGGCGGTGTTTGCCAAGGAAGTGATGCAGACGCGAATGCAGACCGTCGAGCCGGAGCAGCCGCTCCACGTCGCGGTAAAACTGTTCGCCGACCACCACATCGACCATCTTCCCGTCAAGAACCGCTCGGGCAAACTCGTAGGCATCCTCTCCCAGCACGACGTGATGCGCACCCTCGCCGGCGGCCGGCGGCCGGAAGACGTCCTCATCGCGGAAGTCATGACCGGCCACGTGCTCACCGCCACCGGCAACACGACCCTGCGCGAAATCTCCCGCGTCATGGTCATGGAAGACATCCACTGCATCCCGATCGTCGATTCCGGCCAGAAAATGATCGGCCTCCTCACCGCCGCCGACATGCTGCAGTGCATGGTCAACCATCACAAGCTGAATGTGTGGATCTGA
- a CDS encoding PQQ-dependent sugar dehydrogenase, which produces MMHRIALFLVALAGTTGLPAVAQTPTRSDILVTRLGTVFPDAVQLERSLRSEELYYMRVNGNIYRLIENEQGWESDLLYTTDSHGLNAPQGMAIGPDDTIYLVGNEADDLVTTAWIKRGVRVDPSNPQNHARTWSTLARTEPYPLTGDGFNHLFNGVVVSPDGAYVFVNSGARSDHGEVHENAGNFPGLRDIPLTTVIFRLPADSTDLLLPNDSTALAPYVFARGIRNTFSMAFGPTGDLFGTENSGDRNDPEELNWIREGHHYGFPWRMGDNETPQQFPGFDPDQDPLINPTSTAYLRGFFYDDPSFPTPPAGVTFTDPIPNRGPDADRYMDPLNGEIIDASEAGESIHSFTAHRSPLGLVFNRSDRIIVDAGQVIAEEFREDAFVLSWNDPTTNLLAPMEDDGEDLLHIDLEKIGDAYVMHATQLVTGFDHPIDAVFDPLETTLYVIENGASRGLWEVQLPVMSVDIEPEVPQPDYALSVYPSPASGSSTIAYTLPADGAVRIALFDLLGRRLDVLVDARQAAGPHEVRMDWSDRPAGLYFVRMETAGRAVIQAVAHR; this is translated from the coding sequence ATGATGCATCGGATCGCCCTCTTCCTTGTCGCGCTGGCTGGAACCACCGGCCTCCCCGCGGTCGCCCAGACCCCCACGCGCAGCGACATCCTCGTCACGCGTCTCGGCACCGTCTTCCCCGACGCCGTGCAGCTCGAACGCTCACTCCGCTCGGAAGAGCTCTACTACATGCGGGTCAACGGCAACATCTACCGGCTGATCGAAAACGAGCAAGGATGGGAATCGGACCTGCTCTACACTACCGACTCGCATGGACTGAACGCCCCGCAGGGCATGGCCATCGGGCCGGACGACACGATCTACCTCGTCGGCAACGAAGCCGACGACCTCGTCACCACCGCTTGGATCAAACGCGGCGTCCGTGTGGATCCCTCGAATCCACAGAATCATGCGCGCACGTGGAGCACCCTCGCGCGAACCGAGCCCTATCCGCTCACCGGCGACGGATTTAACCATCTGTTCAACGGCGTCGTGGTGAGCCCGGACGGCGCGTATGTATTTGTGAACAGCGGCGCGCGGTCGGACCACGGCGAAGTGCACGAAAACGCCGGCAACTTCCCCGGCCTCCGCGATATCCCCCTGACCACCGTCATCTTCCGCCTGCCGGCCGACAGCACCGACCTGCTGCTGCCCAACGACAGCACGGCGCTCGCACCCTACGTCTTTGCGCGGGGGATCCGAAACACGTTTTCGATGGCGTTCGGGCCGACCGGCGATCTGTTCGGGACGGAGAACTCGGGCGACCGCAACGACCCCGAAGAACTCAACTGGATCCGGGAAGGCCATCACTATGGATTCCCGTGGCGGATGGGCGACAACGAGACGCCGCAGCAATTCCCCGGCTTCGACCCCGATCAGGATCCGCTGATCAACCCGACCTCCACCGCGTATCTCCGCGGCTTCTTCTACGACGATCCGTCCTTCCCCACCCCGCCAGCCGGCGTCACCTTCACCGACCCCATCCCCAACAGGGGCCCCGACGCCGACCGGTACATGGATCCCCTGAACGGCGAAATCATCGACGCCAGCGAGGCCGGCGAGTCCATCCACTCGTTCACCGCGCACCGTTCGCCGTTGGGACTGGTCTTCAACCGGTCCGACCGCATCATCGTGGATGCTGGCCAGGTCATCGCCGAGGAGTTCAGAGAAGACGCCTTCGTATTGAGCTGGAACGATCCGACCACCAACCTCCTCGCGCCGATGGAAGACGATGGCGAGGACCTCCTGCACATCGACCTGGAGAAGATCGGCGACGCCTACGTCATGCACGCGACCCAGCTGGTGACGGGCTTCGACCACCCGATCGACGCGGTATTCGACCCGCTGGAAACAACGCTCTATGTCATCGAGAACGGCGCCTCGCGGGGGCTGTGGGAAGTCCAGCTCCCGGTGATGTCCGTGGATATCGAACCGGAAGTCCCTCAGCCGGACTATGCGCTGAGCGTCTACCCATCGCCGGCCTCCGGCTCCAGCACGATCGCCTACACCCTGCCCGCCGACGGCGCGGTCCGCATCGCCCTGTTCGACCTGCTGGGCCGCCGGCTCGATGTCCTCGTCGACGCGCGCCAGGCCGCTGGGCCGCACGAGGTCCGGATGGATTGGTCCGACCGGCCGGCCGGCCTCTACTTCGTACGCATGGAAACCGCCGGCCGCGCCGTGATCCAGGCGGTGGCGCATCGATAA
- a CDS encoding DUF6351 family protein, with protein sequence MVLLLALLAGCGAPPDALRIDVVSGPAEWVSGGMARLQIAGSAATEAVLTLNGEPVEGFAPNGDGVLEGVLTALRDGANTVEARAGSAKASITLTNYPIEGPMFSGPAQTPFVCASEEHRARARLGAPVDADCTIPTAVDFVYRSTLDDDWKPYDPAGPRPADLAQTTTLDGETVDFIVRWERGTINRFIYSIAMLSPASQEAGAPDLSAWNRRVIYAFQGGVGIGHYQGNPSPGDMLYPYGLETGYAILYSTGTRTSTHYDLQVGGETALMVKNRFVAAYGTPLYTVGVGGSGGGIQQYVYGQNHPGLIDAGVPQYAYPDMITQTIHVGDCELLERYMDAEVAKDPASKWATWSNRPWLEGMNASDLLPNRYNGDRPGLTECIRGWRGLTPLTFNPHYGTAPGISAEDQASTEWTHFGDLVQIYGTNADGYARRTWDNVGVQYGLQALLDGHISPDEFIDLNARIGGWKPAKESVQEGQPYLPEGGLDIHSARNMTLSPNDAGDPPAPRTTADAGAIEAAYTSGMVFTGQIDIPLIDWRHYLEEVLDMHNSHQSFAIRQRMLNHDGDAANQVVWFTDTGTDRERYDQTPLAFQVIDEWMANLRDHPERGVAGNKPDRAVDSCYDVDGSLIYSGPDAWNGILDDRPKGPCAERFPVYRTSRIVAGGPITGDVFKCQLQPIDDAVRQGLYGAWEMSPQQRTRMEAIFPEGVCDYTRPDARRPPLP encoded by the coding sequence ATGGTGCTCCTTCTCGCCCTCCTCGCCGGCTGCGGCGCGCCGCCGGACGCCCTCCGCATCGACGTCGTCTCCGGGCCGGCGGAGTGGGTCAGCGGCGGCATGGCGCGCCTGCAGATCGCCGGCAGCGCGGCGACCGAAGCGGTCCTCACGCTGAACGGCGAGCCGGTGGAAGGGTTTGCTCCGAACGGGGACGGCGTGCTGGAAGGCGTCCTCACGGCACTGCGGGACGGGGCGAATACCGTCGAGGCCAGGGCCGGCTCGGCGAAGGCGTCGATCACCCTCACCAACTATCCCATAGAGGGCCCCATGTTCTCGGGGCCGGCCCAGACGCCCTTCGTGTGCGCCTCCGAAGAGCACCGCGCCCGCGCCCGACTCGGCGCGCCGGTCGACGCCGACTGCACCATCCCTACGGCCGTCGACTTTGTCTACCGCTCCACCCTCGACGACGACTGGAAACCGTACGACCCCGCCGGCCCGCGGCCGGCCGACCTCGCGCAAACCACCACGCTCGACGGTGAGACGGTCGACTTCATCGTTCGCTGGGAACGCGGCACCATCAACCGGTTCATCTATAGCATCGCGATGCTGTCGCCGGCGAGCCAGGAGGCCGGCGCGCCCGACCTCAGCGCCTGGAATCGCCGCGTCATCTACGCCTTCCAGGGCGGGGTGGGCATCGGACACTACCAGGGCAATCCGAGCCCGGGCGACATGCTCTATCCCTACGGGCTCGAAACGGGCTACGCGATCCTCTACTCCACCGGCACCCGCACCTCGACTCATTACGACCTTCAGGTGGGCGGCGAAACCGCGCTCATGGTCAAGAACCGGTTCGTCGCGGCATACGGCACGCCACTCTACACCGTCGGCGTCGGCGGGTCGGGCGGCGGCATCCAGCAATACGTCTACGGGCAAAATCATCCCGGGCTCATCGACGCCGGCGTGCCGCAGTACGCGTATCCCGATATGATTACGCAGACGATCCACGTCGGCGACTGCGAACTGCTCGAACGCTACATGGACGCGGAGGTCGCGAAGGATCCGGCATCCAAGTGGGCAACCTGGTCGAACCGCCCCTGGTTGGAAGGCATGAACGCGTCCGACCTCCTACCCAACCGCTACAACGGCGACCGCCCCGGCCTTACCGAATGCATTCGTGGATGGCGCGGGCTCACGCCGCTGACCTTCAACCCGCATTACGGCACCGCGCCCGGCATCTCCGCCGAGGACCAGGCATCCACCGAGTGGACGCACTTCGGCGACCTCGTGCAGATCTACGGCACCAACGCCGACGGCTACGCGCGGCGGACGTGGGACAATGTCGGCGTCCAGTACGGTCTCCAGGCCCTGCTCGACGGCCATATTTCGCCGGATGAATTCATCGACCTGAACGCGCGCATAGGAGGATGGAAGCCGGCGAAGGAATCGGTGCAGGAAGGCCAGCCTTATTTGCCCGAAGGCGGCCTCGACATCCACAGCGCCCGCAACATGACGCTCAGCCCGAACGACGCCGGCGACCCGCCGGCGCCGCGCACCACGGCCGATGCCGGCGCCATCGAGGCGGCCTATACCAGCGGGATGGTCTTTACCGGCCAGATCGACATCCCCCTGATCGACTGGCGTCATTACCTGGAAGAGGTGCTCGACATGCACAACAGCCACCAGTCCTTCGCCATCCGCCAGCGCATGCTGAACCACGACGGCGACGCCGCGAATCAGGTCGTCTGGTTCACGGACACGGGGACGGACCGCGAGCGCTACGACCAGACGCCGCTCGCCTTCCAGGTCATCGACGAATGGATGGCGAACCTGCGCGACCACCCGGAACGCGGCGTCGCCGGCAACAAGCCGGATCGCGCCGTCGACAGCTGCTACGACGTGGACGGCTCCCTGATCTACAGCGGCCCCGACGCCTGGAACGGCATCCTGGACGACCGGCCGAAGGGCCCCTGCGCCGAGCGGTTTCCGGTGTACCGCACCTCGCGCATCGTGGCCGGCGGCCCGATCACCGGGGATGTGTTCAAGTGCCAGCTCCAGCCCATCGACGACGCCGTGCGGCAAGGTCTGTATGGCGCATGGGAGATGTCCCCACAGCAACGCACCCGCATGGAGGCGATATTCCCGGAAGGCGTTTGTGATTACACCCGCCCCGACGCCCGACGCCCCCCATTGCCGTAG
- the uxuA gene encoding mannonate dehydratase, which translates to MRMTFRWYGPDDRVTLDSIRQIPGMVGIVSALYDIPPGEVWPLEQIQELKAAIEAAGLAFDVIESIPVHEDIKLGKPSRDALIENYCRSVEHAGATGIPVLCYNFMTVFDWTRTDLAMPMPDGSTALSYDHEALGRIDLSQGTGSLPGWATAYDARQLNALFDSYKTMDEEQLWDHLGYFLERVIPVAESAGVRMAIHPDDPPWSTLGLPRIIGSQAALRRFIRLVDSPANGVTLCTGSLGANPANDLPATIREIGGAGRIHFAHSRNVRVTGEKQFHESEHPSRFGSVPMREVMKAYRDIGFSGPMRPDHGRMIWGETGRAGYGLYDRALGAMYLQGLWEGLGSGG; encoded by the coding sequence ATGCGCATGACCTTCCGCTGGTACGGCCCCGACGACCGGGTGACGCTGGACTCTATCCGGCAGATTCCCGGGATGGTCGGGATCGTCAGCGCGCTGTACGATATCCCGCCCGGCGAAGTATGGCCGCTCGAACAAATCCAGGAGCTTAAGGCCGCCATCGAGGCCGCCGGCCTCGCGTTCGACGTCATCGAGAGCATCCCCGTCCACGAGGACATCAAGCTCGGAAAGCCTTCGCGCGACGCGCTGATCGAGAACTACTGCCGCAGCGTCGAGCACGCCGGCGCCACCGGCATCCCCGTGCTGTGCTACAACTTCATGACGGTGTTCGACTGGACGCGCACCGACCTCGCGATGCCGATGCCCGACGGCTCGACGGCCCTCAGCTACGACCACGAGGCGCTCGGGCGGATCGACCTGTCGCAGGGCACGGGCTCGCTCCCCGGATGGGCCACCGCCTACGACGCCCGGCAGCTCAACGCCCTCTTCGACTCCTACAAGACGATGGACGAGGAGCAGCTCTGGGATCACCTCGGTTATTTCCTGGAGCGCGTCATCCCGGTCGCCGAGTCCGCCGGCGTGCGGATGGCGATCCACCCCGACGACCCGCCCTGGTCGACGCTTGGCCTGCCCCGCATCATCGGGTCGCAGGCGGCGCTCCGCCGTTTCATCCGGCTGGTCGACAGCCCCGCCAACGGCGTCACGCTATGCACCGGATCGCTGGGCGCCAACCCGGCGAACGACCTGCCCGCCACGATCCGCGAGATCGGCGGCGCCGGCCGGATCCACTTCGCCCACTCCCGCAACGTCCGGGTCACCGGCGAGAAACAGTTCCACGAAAGCGAGCACCCCTCGCGTTTCGGCAGCGTCCCGATGCGGGAGGTCATGAAAGCCTACCGCGACATCGGCTTCAGCGGCCCGATGCGTCCGGACCACGGCCGGATGATCTGGGGCGAGACCGGCCGCGCCGGCTACGGCCTCTACGACCGCGCCCTCGGCGCCATGTATTTGCAGGGGCTCTGGGAGGGATTGGGAAGCGGAGGATAA
- a CDS encoding serine hydrolase domain-containing protein, whose amino-acid sequence MASSLRPRFSLYVLVLSLAFGLTASAQTKSQQKSPPLAEASPESVGMSAERLARIDAMCREAVADGDVPGVVALVARHGKIVFWKAYGSADNQAGRALKRDDIFRIASQSKAITSTAVMMLWEEGRFQLDDPISKYIPAFKNPQVLQSFQYRDTTYTTVPASREIRIRDLLTHTSGLGYGVIDGDERFQMMYEKAGVTDLFTTENISIEESVKKLATLPLHHNPGEKFTYSEGLDVLGYFIEVVSGKPFDVFLRERLFDPLGMNDTWFYLPENKGDRLVAVQRKSSEGDWERYPVTFYDPDYPRKGARRFFSGGAGLSSTAKDYATFLQMYLNGGELNGTRILSRTTIETMMSNQTGDLYGTSTRNYYGLAFGVVDEHGEARGGQGSAGTFTWGGYFNTQYFADPQEELVGILMKQTQGPTTDETGWKFQLLVGQAVDD is encoded by the coding sequence ATGGCCTCTTCGCTCCGCCCCCGTTTTTCCCTCTACGTCCTCGTTCTTTCGCTCGCCTTCGGCCTCACGGCTTCGGCGCAGACGAAGTCGCAACAGAAATCTCCGCCCCTCGCCGAAGCGAGTCCGGAGTCCGTCGGCATGTCCGCCGAGCGGCTGGCGCGGATCGATGCGATGTGCCGGGAGGCGGTGGCCGACGGCGACGTCCCGGGTGTCGTCGCGCTCGTTGCCCGGCATGGCAAGATCGTGTTCTGGAAGGCCTACGGCTCGGCCGACAACCAGGCCGGCCGCGCGCTCAAGCGGGACGATATCTTCCGCATCGCCTCGCAGAGCAAGGCGATCACGTCCACGGCCGTCATGATGCTATGGGAGGAAGGCCGGTTTCAGCTGGACGACCCGATTTCGAAGTACATCCCGGCGTTCAAAAACCCGCAGGTGCTGCAGAGCTTCCAGTACCGCGACACCACCTACACCACGGTGCCGGCCAGCCGCGAGATCCGCATCCGCGATCTCCTCACCCACACCTCCGGCCTCGGCTACGGCGTGATCGACGGCGACGAGCGGTTCCAGATGATGTATGAGAAGGCCGGCGTCACCGACCTGTTCACCACCGAAAATATCTCCATCGAGGAAAGCGTCAAGAAACTGGCCACGCTCCCGCTGCACCACAATCCCGGGGAGAAGTTCACCTACAGCGAAGGCCTCGACGTGCTCGGGTATTTCATCGAGGTCGTCTCCGGCAAGCCGTTCGACGTGTTTCTGCGCGAGCGGCTGTTCGATCCCCTCGGGATGAACGACACCTGGTTCTACCTGCCCGAAAACAAGGGCGATCGGCTGGTCGCCGTACAGCGGAAATCGAGCGAAGGCGACTGGGAACGGTATCCCGTCACGTTCTACGACCCGGATTATCCCCGGAAAGGCGCCCGGCGATTCTTCTCCGGCGGCGCCGGCCTGTCGAGCACGGCGAAAGACTACGCGACCTTCCTGCAGATGTACCTCAACGGCGGCGAGCTGAACGGAACGCGCATCCTGAGCCGAACGACCATCGAGACCATGATGAGCAACCAGACGGGCGACCTCTACGGGACCAGTACGCGCAACTACTACGGCCTGGCGTTCGGCGTCGTCGACGAGCACGGCGAAGCGCGGGGCGGGCAGGGGAGCGCCGGCACGTTTACCTGGGGCGGGTATTTCAACACCCAGTATTTCGCCGACCCGCAAGAGGAACTCGTCGGCATCCTGATGAAACAGACCCAGGGCCCGACGACCGACGAAACCGGCTGGAAGTTTCAGCTCCTGGTCGGGCAGGCGGTGGATGATTGA
- a CDS encoding DUF6368 family protein translates to MGLRARILLPRPLTEKHIEILEQGLRKISTDFEPGLFDEEGWDFSLANGYPIRIRYRGPARRLYMSFYTNETLIDDHEAEVIGACFGWKPTYAFTVGSYETEASDHHLIGGLTLILAEKLRGLVDYCGFLTPGRLTESQREKIQNLQRMRGRLCTVNGYFQYHVSDPLFLRSWLQHPGFMMI, encoded by the coding sequence ATGGGACTTCGCGCGCGCATCCTGCTCCCCAGACCGCTCACTGAAAAACATATCGAAATCCTCGAGCAGGGGCTCCGTAAAATTAGCACGGACTTCGAGCCCGGCCTGTTCGACGAAGAGGGATGGGACTTCTCCCTCGCCAACGGGTACCCGATCCGCATCCGGTACCGCGGACCGGCACGCCGGCTCTACATGAGCTTCTACACCAACGAAACGCTCATCGACGACCACGAGGCGGAGGTGATCGGGGCCTGCTTCGGCTGGAAGCCAACCTACGCCTTCACTGTCGGCAGCTATGAAACCGAGGCGAGCGACCACCACCTCATCGGCGGACTCACGCTCATCCTCGCCGAAAAACTGCGCGGCCTGGTCGATTACTGCGGCTTCCTGACGCCCGGCCGCCTGACGGAGTCCCAGCGCGAAAAGATCCAGAACCTGCAGCGCATGCGCGGCCGGCTCTGCACCGTCAACGGCTACTTCCAGTACCACGTCTCCGATCCCCTCTTCCTCCGATCCTGGCTCCAGCACCCTGGATTTATGATGATTTAA
- a CDS encoding DUF533 domain-containing protein, with product MDITQDQRDAIATACLMAAFADGQQHDAERTRIKEIFDSLGAGFSPSLYTRVVLGQVDLDAAAATLDTPALRTLAYEMAVGVCDADGATTAGEKAFLERLRAALGLDTASSRAILAQGDALATLPLDGPDPIPESPGTEAAGALQEDPILDPLILKYAVINGGLELLPQSLASMAIIPLQMKLVYSIGQHYGYTLDQGHIRELLATVGVGMTSQVVENFARKIVGGVLKGTLGKMAGRVGSAATGAAVTFASTYAVGQAAKSYYAAGRKLEPETLKRLFAEHVERGKALFAANQPAVEASARTTDVGALLAMVRG from the coding sequence ATGGATATCACCCAGGACCAGCGCGACGCCATCGCCACCGCCTGCCTCATGGCCGCTTTCGCCGACGGGCAGCAACACGACGCCGAGCGGACTCGAATCAAGGAGATCTTCGATAGCCTCGGCGCCGGCTTCTCGCCGTCCCTCTACACCCGCGTCGTCCTCGGCCAGGTGGATCTCGACGCGGCGGCCGCGACGCTCGACACGCCGGCGCTGCGAACCCTCGCCTACGAGATGGCCGTCGGCGTCTGTGACGCGGACGGCGCCACCACCGCCGGCGAAAAAGCCTTCCTCGAACGCCTCCGCGCGGCCCTGGGGCTCGACACCGCGTCCTCGCGCGCTATCCTCGCGCAGGGCGACGCCCTCGCGACCCTCCCGCTCGACGGCCCCGACCCGATCCCCGAATCGCCGGGTACCGAGGCGGCCGGCGCGCTCCAGGAGGACCCGATCCTCGATCCGCTCATCCTCAAATACGCCGTCATCAACGGGGGCCTCGAACTGCTCCCCCAGTCCCTCGCCTCCATGGCCATCATCCCGCTGCAGATGAAGCTCGTGTACAGCATCGGGCAGCACTACGGCTATACGCTCGACCAGGGACACATCCGCGAGCTGCTGGCGACGGTTGGGGTTGGCATGACGTCGCAGGTCGTCGAGAACTTCGCGCGGAAGATCGTGGGCGGCGTCCTGAAAGGCACGCTGGGGAAGATGGCGGGCCGCGTGGGCAGCGCGGCGACCGGCGCGGCAGTGACGTTTGCCTCGACCTATGCGGTGGGGCAGGCGGCCAAGTCCTACTACGCCGCCGGCCGCAAGCTGGAGCCGGAGACGCTGAAACGCCTCTTTGCCGAGCATGTCGAGCGCGGCAAGGCGCTGTTTGCGGCCAACCAGCCGGCGGTCGAAGCCAGCGCCCGCACGACGGACGTCGGGGCGCTGCTGGCCATGGTGCGAGGTTAG
- a CDS encoding sugar phosphate isomerase/epimerase encodes MRTTRRRFLQHTAGLAAASLFTPQLLRAQIASAIPGGRIAFQTWVVRDQIGSNFMGMLKSMAAQGYNGLELCSPPSYDKAGFGALLKYSGKELRAILEGEGFHCESSHYNFRELRDSLPERIAFAKDMGYTQMVVSSFGLPKEATMDDWKKAADTMNLIGEKTKQAGLQLGFHNHHGEFEKIDGTLIYDVLLERLDPDLVKLQFQVAVVNIGYKAADYFRKHPGRFVSAHLSDWSPAKESQVAIGSGMVDWKDFFEAAKVGGLKNVYVEMAPEVLADSAAYLKKMA; translated from the coding sequence ATGCGTACTACCCGACGCCGCTTCCTTCAGCACACCGCCGGCCTCGCCGCCGCCTCACTTTTTACGCCCCAGCTGCTCCGCGCCCAGATCGCTTCGGCCATCCCCGGAGGTCGGATTGCCTTTCAGACCTGGGTCGTGCGCGACCAGATCGGCAGCAACTTCATGGGGATGCTGAAATCCATGGCGGCCCAGGGGTATAACGGGCTGGAGCTGTGCTCGCCGCCGAGTTATGACAAGGCCGGCTTTGGCGCGCTGCTGAAATACTCGGGAAAAGAGCTGCGAGCGATACTGGAAGGGGAGGGGTTCCACTGCGAGAGCAGCCACTACAACTTCCGTGAGCTCCGCGACAGCCTGCCGGAACGGATCGCGTTCGCGAAAGACATGGGCTACACGCAGATGGTCGTCTCCAGCTTCGGTCTGCCGAAAGAAGCAACGATGGACGACTGGAAGAAGGCAGCCGACACCATGAACCTGATCGGCGAGAAGACGAAGCAGGCCGGCCTGCAGCTCGGCTTCCACAACCACCACGGCGAGTTCGAGAAGATCGACGGCACGCTGATCTACGATGTGCTGCTCGAACGCCTCGACCCCGACCTCGTCAAGCTCCAGTTCCAGGTGGCCGTCGTCAACATCGGGTACAAGGCGGCCGACTATTTCCGGAAGCATCCGGGCCGCTTTGTCTCGGCGCACCTGTCGGACTGGTCGCCGGCGAAGGAGTCGCAGGTCGCGATCGGATCCGGGATGGTCGACTGGAAGGATTTCTTCGAGGCCGCAAAAGTGGGCGGACTCAAAAACGTCTATGTCGAGATGGCACCCGAGGTGCTGGCGGACTCGGCGGCGTATCTGAAAAAGATGGCGTGA